A genomic region of Chelmon rostratus isolate fCheRos1 chromosome 8, fCheRos1.pri, whole genome shotgun sequence contains the following coding sequences:
- the LOC121611044 gene encoding uncharacterized protein LOC121611044 gives MKMWSMKVIILLLFCYDCLSANNGKVKFISKNFNNILHWDPVEPAFPGENITYSVQYQSDRGELPFQIKEGCQNITALSCDLTAETPSDGDVNYQAKVFVNGRFHGLTNRFTPMAQTILGPPILSIYTTVTSLHVNVTLPLGPRRVSIADIISSRKNGPSKTVAVYTLKITHPKWAALVNESTTGRFVINLKNNHTEYCGHVVYKPGSYWGRTESENASFCVTLPGDPLMLLPWLVTSAALSAAIIIISVVCICNYVMGGKEKGMPLQLVTTFSTPPRVLQSPDSNLITSKAVICPQSDKTVYATIQVKPDVPSVGVGGYFPQDIPCQAWQGSTGSSVGTGAHRLTPNPGDTSSQSSEIYSVVAVHVPAEEKDFQQATLKDRETKLLSSTGESWDKGGISSKLSPHVAPPLHDSDPCDSDLSRPLLLHTVHDSNGQLLLPSLIFQLQSHTGDIQRRPLLSDLIDSKREGPSLASVQSVDGSEWSDSGCDDSTLNTPTQPYCNIHYSPTQRVVTDFNQGCQDTPCNDAISESGYQQNWMPAMLLDTACKDLLLNTE, from the exons ATGAAGATGTGGTCTATGAAGGTCATCATCCTCCTGCTGTTCTGTTACG ATTGTCTCTCAGCCAACAACGGTAAAGTAAAATTTATCTCCAAGAACTTCAACAACATACTACACTGGGACCCTGTGGAGCCTGCCTTCCCTGGGGAAAATATAACCTATAGTGTGCAGTACCAGAG TGATCGAGGGGAGCTGCCATTCCAGATAAAGGAGGGGTGTCAGAACATTACCGCTCTGTCCTGTGACCTGACTGCAGAAACCCCATCAGATGGTGATGTTAATTACCAAGCAAAGGTGTTCGTTAATGGTCGCTTTCACGGTCTTACCAACAGATTTACGCCTATGGCACAGA CTATTCTTGGTCCACCCATCCTGTCTATATACACAACCGTGACATCTTTGCATGTTAATGTCACCCTTCCCTTGGGGCCACGCAGAGTCTCCATTGCAGAtatcatcagcagcagaaaaaatggGCCCTCAAAAACTGTAGCTGTTTATACCTTAAAAATCACACACCCAAAGTGGGCTGCACTG GTCAATGAATCCACAACTGGCCGATTCGTCATCAACTTGAAGAACAACCACACAGAGTACTGCGGCCACGTGGTTTACAAGCCTGGTTCTTACTGGGGCCGCACAGAGAGTGAGAATGCCTCCTTCTGTGTCACACTGCCAG GTGATCCTCTGATGCTTTTGCCATGGCTTGTCACAAGTGCTGCTCTCTCTGCGGCCATAATCATAATTTCAGTCGTGTGTATCTGCAACTATGTGATGGGTGGAAAGGAAAAGGGCATGCCACTGCAATTG GTCACCACTTTCAGCACCCCACCCAGAGTGCTGCAGTCTCCAGATAGTAATCTCATCACTTCCAAAGCGGTGATCTGCCCTCAAAGTGACAAAACAGTTTACGCAACGATCCAGGTTAAGCCAGATGTGCCCTCAGTTGGGGTTGGAGGTTATTTTCCACAGGACATCCCCTGCCAAGCCTGGCAAGGCAGCACTGGCTCCTCTGTGGGCACAGGTGCACACCGTCTGACCCCAAATCCCGGGGACACAAGCTCTCAGTCCTCGGAAATCTACAGTGTGGTGGCTGTCCATGTCCCCGCTGAAGAGAAAGATTTTCAGCAGGCTACCCTTAAAGACAGAGAAACCAAACTATTGTCTTCCACTGGAGAAAGCTGGGATAAAGGTGGAATTAGTTCAAAGCTGTCCCCACATGTGGCACCACCATTACATGATTCAGACCCTTGTGACAGCGATCTATCCAGGCCACTGCTGTTGCACACAGTGCACGATTCCAATGGACAACTCTTGCTCCCTTCACTCATTTTTCAGTTACAGAGCCACACAGGCGACATACAGAGGAGACCCCTTTTATCTGACCTCATAGACTCCAAGAGGGAGGGGCCATCATTAGCATCCGTGCAGAGCGTTGACGGCTCAGAGTGGTCAGACTCTGGGTGCGATGATAGCACTCTAAACACACCAACCCAGCCGTACTGCAATATTCACTATTCCCCAACTCAGCGAGTTGTTACTGATTTCAACCAGGGATGTCAGGACACACCATGCAATGATGCCATATCTGAGTCAGGTTACCAACAAAACTGGATGCCTGCAATGCTTCTCGACACTGCATGCAAAGACTTGTTATTGAATACCGAATGA